The sequence gttttttcaacttttttttggtgtgtccacttttttgcacaccatcttggtgcacacactcaTGGACTAGCCCCATATTACAAAGGGCCTTCAAAGTTATTTTAGGTGATGATCTTCAAGATGGAGCCAAGATATTTTAATACTAGAAATTATTTTCCTTAATTTCATCCCTAACTATATGGATTTGGTATAAGGTATACGCTTCTCAAATACAATTGCTTATGGGCAAGTTTAGGATTTTCTACTACCATTGATTATTTACAGTAAAGTTGTCATTTCCTACATGATGATATAATGGATGAGCCTCAAATTGGAATTTATTCCCTCATAAAATGCTAAATAATTGTTCTGAAACTTCTTATATTTTTACTATTATGTGGTTAGCAATTTTGTACTAGATTTCATGCATGCCCTACACTCTAATAGTGGCTAGTCTAGGGAGTCATTGTCAACTAGGGTCGTAGAGTTTTTCATGACACTTGAATTTATATTTCATGCTCTTTCTTGACCCCCTACTACTTCTCCTTCATCCATTTTCACTTTGAAATTGTTTTCTCCTCAACTAACTATCGATGCTTCAACTTCTTcctaaattctctctctctctctctctctcaaacttaGCTATTTAGCCACTACATATTTTGTGTATTCCTATTTTcacttttattaatatattttttatttatgctctctcatattttatctaacaaaatactttaaaaaaaaattaaaaatatgattCCCTAGAGGAGAGAATATTTCTTGAGATATCATTTTTTGAACTTTTCAATAACTAAAGAAACGTGTCAAGTTTTAAAAACTAACCAAATAtttttttatcttaaatttagttaaaacataaaacacattaaaaattaacatttaattagtttacatcatttaaaaACCCAATATATATATGTGATAGTTTGCATGTGTTGAAGTCAAAAAGCTAGTTCACAAACTACTACTATACATTTCCTTTATTAGGTTTCTTATGGACTCAAATTTAATCTAGTCAATTGTCCTTAATTTTAATTCAAGTTTTAGTTAATATAACTCCTATTCCCTAAATGATAACAATGCAGATGTTAGAATTTAAATTCTTCATGAAGAATAGTGGTACCATGCAATCTTGGAGTAGATTGACAACTcactttaaaattttaaaataattatgtaGGGAGATTCTAGGGTTTATGCTAGGGTATGTATAAGAAGAGATTTTTCCAAATCCTTATCAACTATAATTCTACTGGAATCTAATATATGGAACTAAAATTAGCTGATAgaaattaaggttaatccaatctTGTaggcattataaattaaaaatctgTTACAAGAAAAAATATAGATAGAACCCACAAATTATTATGAAATGGGTTAGAAAAGCATTAGTTGAGCCTAATAAATCCTCAAATTAAAATGGACACACAACAAAAATATTATAGGAAATGAGGAGATTATAACTACCGTGTCAAAATTAGTTGATCTATTTCCATCCAGATAACATGTGCTCTCCTGGTTTAGTGAAAATTTTAAGGAAATTCTTCTTGAACTAGAAAttaaattattagtaaacaattccAATGAAATAGAGGCATATGAGGAAGACCTAAAAGTACAACATGAGGAAGCCAAAATATTGGTCTCTATGGATTTTTTATGAATATCATAACATGAGACACAAAAGGCCAAAACTAACTACAACCCCAACATAAGAAAGAGTTGTAAGATAGTTCAAGATGTCACAATTGAAGAGATCAAACCTAGTTCTCAGTCTACCctaaattttgataaaaaataacAAAGTAGGGGGAAGTAGCCCCACTACTATAATGATGATCCTAACTTTGAATGTTATGGGCCTCATTGTCTTTAAAAAATGTACAATGTAAGAGGATCCCTACACAATGTGGTAATATTGAATCATTATGAAAAAGTGGGCTTTTTTAGTTTAGTTCAATGGTTTGTATGTTAGTTGTAGCTATTAGTCTATGGTGAAACTTGAAATTGGATTTTATAGTTTTGGGAATAGTTTAAGTTATGATTTTTTAGTGTCATATTAAACTTTGAGAATAATTTAATGAGAAAAAAGATAGACAACTAGTTTGAGGGCATCTATCAAGTGGATAGCTTTGTATAGTTGGATTATTTTCATGCACATGGCAAGTGATTTACAGTTTGaaccaaataaaataatatttatataggTTTATTGAGCCCTCGACCATAAGTTTTGAGTACCACATGGAGGTTTCGCCATTATTTAATGCTTTGAAATATAAGTATATTATTTTTCGTTGATAACATGTTACATGTGGTACTGGGATTTATAGTATATTGTGGCTAACATTGATAATTGAAAAATGTGTTAATGCTATATATACTATGTTTAATATCAAATGAAGGTAATCAAAGAGGTAAGACAAGGACTAAATAGGTAGAATGAAGAAAAATCTTTAGAAATTTAGCTAGTTAAAGGTAAGAAGAACATAAAACATTTTCATAGTTCTCAACTAGGGAAAGAGGGAGTTAAAAAAATCACTTCTACCAATTATAATAGAGGAGAATCTCTCACTGAGCCAAAACTCATTAGGGTTGAATAAATTTTCCTTTTTAGTGAATTACTTGGAAGTAAGGAGGATTCAAACATTTAGGAGATAATAGACTTCTTATAGTTCATTCCCATCACTATCAAAAGTGAAGAACGTCAAATCTTAAAAGCACCTTTTACTAAGGAGATCAATTTGGATTCCTTGCAAGTGGGCTCAATTAAATCCCCAAGGCCTAATGTATTTCATGTTGCCTTCTTCTAGAAATATGGTTGTCATTGAAAAATAAGTTGTGGTGGCTTGTGGTGAAGCCCAAAGATATAAAGGTGCTAAAAGAACTCAATTGTATTTTTATTACATTAATCCCCAAAAATGCTTCCATTGAgtcttttatacaattttgacatATATTCTTCTATAACAATCAATATAAAATCCTAAACAATCTAAAAACAGTGCTTCTTTTTCTAAATTCCCAAGAATAAAGTGGTTTACTCTTAAAAATATCCATCATTGAAGGTAACTAGACAtggaatcaattactcaatatCCAATACAAATAAAAAAGCATAATAATCGAGCTTAATATTAGCAAATCTATTGTTGAAGTAACTAGAGGTTCTTCATGAAAATCCTAGAAAAAGTTGACTTCTATAATAATTGAAAGAATTGATCTTAGAGTGAAGTAGAAGCTGAAACTCTTTTGTATAGATTCTTATTGTTTAAATCACACATTACTAACAGAATAATAattaaggacaatttcatgatgaGAATTCTATGTATATAGAAAATATGCTCTCTTAATTAGAAAATAAGAATGAAATTTGTGTTTCAAACTTCTACggaaaattttcaaattcaaatgttAACGGCAACTATTATTTAAACCAAACGGACTGGAGGGAATGGACATTAGCAAAGAAATAGTggaaactaaaaattaaaaaatgggaaCGCTGTTGAAGGAGCGTGACTAGGTTGAGGGGTGATATTAGAGGCATGTGGGTTGCATTATgaccaggcctggaatttgacggccacccttgcctgtcatatgaattttttatgacggtttagtcattCTAATGCCTTTcgttttatgttttaaaaaaaaatgttaaatggcatttttttttaatttgtgaatagtttaatataaattttttaagCTTCATAGAATTGAAGTTCTAGTAAAATTTAATTGTGGTGAAAAGAAATACCATCGATTAATGTGATTAAGATGAACCACGCAAATAAATCAAAACTTAGAATATGTTGCTGctgtttttgaatttgattgtgtaaGAATATTGAGCATCAACACTTCCAATCACACATTAAAAAGCTTAAGAAAGTGTAAAATTATAAAATGTGATCTAAAACTTGATGCTCTAAAATCTTATACAATCAAATTTAAAAACAATAGCATTACACTTATAGATTGTAAAAATCAATATATTGTTTAAGccgaaataaaaaaattgaatcctGACTTGAAAATACAGATTGGAAGGGAAGGTTGAAGTAATCACAGGTGGAGCAAGAGGCCTTGGAGAATCCATTGTTCACCTCTTCACCAAAAACGGAGCAAAAGTCATAATTGCAAACATTGCAGACGATGCCGGTCATGCTCTTGCACAATCTCTCTCACAGTGGGCAACCTTTATTCATTGTGATGTGACCAAAGAGCAAGACGTTAGAGCAGCAGTTGATCTGGCAATTGAAAAGCATGGACAACTGGACGTTATGATTAACAATGCCGGTGTAGTGGATGACCCTAAAATTAGCCTTGCAGAGTATGAGATAGAAATTTTTGAACGCACAATGAATGTAAATGCAAAAGGCGTAATGCATGGGCTTAAGCATGCAGCTCGCGTTATGATACCCAATAGAAAAGGGTGTATAATTTCTACTGCGAGTATTGCAGGGACTATGGGAGGCATTGCACCTCATGCATACACGGCCTCAAAACACGCAGTAATAGGGCTTACTAAGAATGGTGCAGCTGAGCTTAGGAAATATGGTATCAGAGTTAACTGTACTTACGTTGCAACAGGGCTTCTAATGGGCTTTTTGGGAACAAAAGATAAGGGTGAGGCGGAGGCGTGGACTAGCAGCATTGGTAACTTGAAGGGAGTGGTTGTTAAAGAAGAGGATATTGCAGATGCTGTTCTGTTTTAGGGCAGTGGTGAATCAAAATTTGTCAGCGGTCATAATCTTGTTGTGGATGGAGGCTTCACTGTTGTAAAGCACGAGGGTGGACTGTACAGGCCATAAGTCGTTTGCATGTTTAGTATAGCAGCTATGAATAAAATATGTGATTGTAGTTCAGTAATTTGAAAGAATGTTTACAATAGTATAGTTTGTTCTTCATAGGATTGCTTATATAGAGTTTGTTGAATAGAGAATAGTTTAATATAAGCAGCTGTGAATAAAGTCTGTGATATTGTACTGCACAGAGGTTTTACAATAATGTAATCTAAGTAATgtatagtttatttaaaatttgttgtgGGCTTTTAATTTTTGTctgattataattatttttattttattttgtttcagTTGATAAATCCTAAAAGTTCAAATAGGAATTTTTATCTTTTTTGTCATGAGTTATCTAATAAGTAGATATTTTTAATGTGATTTCTTACAATCAAATCTATTGGATTGTGATAATAATATAAAGCAAATCTCATTTTAAAGCATAAGGTTGTGGCATAAAGTTGTGTGATACTTTTATAAAGAAAATGTctaatgctgattcaacttttctatttataatttttttaaaaatttagaaaattatttgaatatacttttttatcaagtaaacactataatttagttgttgataaaatgttgaaattgaagatacacaag is a genomic window of Cryptomeria japonica chromosome 7, Sugi_1.0, whole genome shotgun sequence containing:
- the LOC131856788 gene encoding (+)-borneol dehydrogenase 2-like is translated as MLLLFLNLIVLEGKVEVITGGARGLGESIVHLFTKNGAKVIIANIADDAGHALAQSLSQWATFIHCDVTKEQDVRAAVDLAIEKHGQLDVMINNAGVVDDPKISLAEYEIEIFERTMNVNAKGVMHGLKHAARVMIPNRKGCIISTASIAGTMGGIAPHAYTASKHAVIGLTKNGAAELRKYGIRVNCTYVATGLLMGFLGTKDKGEAEAWTSSIGNLKGVVVKEEDIADAVLF